The genome window GGACGAGGGCTGGGGTGGAAacgtgggtcccagggagggtCGGTTCTGCCCCAGCACCGAGGCCCCAGCCGCTCGCAGGAGCACCTTGGGCAGGGCACGGTTCAAAGGCATcgctgcctcccagctgcctcgtccccactcctgcctgccccaaaggtctctctcccctgccaccagctccctccagcacagcccctctgaacccctcttctccttcctcctgcaggccATGGCTGCCACTTCATTCCTCGTCCGTGTGTCCCTAACCCTCATCCAGAACCTGTCCCTGGCTGGGGATGAGCTGGATGAGGCCACGCGTGAGCACATGGCACAGCGTGCCCAGtttctggagaaggagatggctCGGCTATGGCAGAAGATAGCGCAGAGGTCCCTGGAGCCGAAGACACAGGAGCAGTGGGACGTTGCCTGGGGAGCACTACTTTGTACTGCCTTGCAGCAGTGGCACCTCTGGGTGATTGCTGGAGGcctggtcctgctcttgggCCTCTGCTGGTGCTTGAGGAAAAGGAGCCGTGCggcagacagcagcagcactgaggaaaGGGCTGGCTGCAACATGTTGAaggtgaaggagaaggaagaaagtgaagGGGAAGGTCCTGATGATGAGAGGGATCTGGTCTGGAActtggagctggtggaggagaaagaggaggtggaggaggaaggaagtgGAGAAGAAGGTTCTGATGAAGAGAAGGATCGGGTCAGGATTTTTGAAAGGCGCTCTTGCAGGCCAGTGCAGTATGTGACGTACAGTCGCCTGGTGGTGGAGGATCTGGTGGATGAACTCCTCTCGGTCATCCAAGAGCAGTTGTGGGAGAGTTTCTACCCTGTGCTGCAACAAGCCATCAGTGTGGGCACTTCCTTCGAAGGCTGGTTTCCCTGTGATGGTGATGCTgtccaccagctgctcctgcccctgaaGGCACCTCACGGCCACACCTTCAACCTGGAGCTTGGCACCGCAAGGGAGATGCCAGCAGGAGACCCCCGCATCCGCGTGGAGCTGGAGTGCACCTGCACAGGGCAGCAGATGGAGGAGAACATGACCTGCTTCCTCCACCATTCTCAGATGGACATCACAAAAAATCAGGACCCCAGCCTCCTACACACCCTCTGCACAGGCTGCTACCTAGATGTGCACAAAACTGCCCACTGGTTCCAGAACCTCGTGAC of Phaenicophaeus curvirostris isolate KB17595 chromosome 5, BPBGC_Pcur_1.0, whole genome shotgun sequence contains these proteins:
- the LOC138721381 gene encoding inositol 1,4,5-trisphosphate receptor-interacting protein-like 1 codes for the protein MAQRAQFLEKEMARLWQKIAQRSLEPKTQEQWDVAWGALLCTALQQWHLWVIAGGLVLLLGLCWCLRKRSRAADSSSTEERAGCNMLKVKEKEESEGEGPDDERDLVWNLELVEEKEEVEEEGSGEEGSDEEKDRVRIFERRSCRPVQYVTYSRLVVEDLVDELLSVIQEQLWESFYPVLQQAISVGTSFEGWFPCDGDAVHQLLLPLKAPHGHTFNLELGTAREMPAGDPRIRVELECTCTGQQMEENMTCFLHHSQMDITKNQDPSLLHTLCTGCYLDVHKTAHWFQNLVTSAWRDVPQLRRYNMKTLPSSRSCRLELTSASGRTFFIELIFGVRHGDSDIFLSSQAPDDTSTPSTTWPVTYAAAEAKFFEYVARHIPAGRVHLRCLHYCAHGLTGTSFSIYAFKTAVMHLLTTIPLSDWCSKYRLLRLRDLMRYVRCCLEEKCLKHFFLGNENVPKEIRLPPSFRKAEPLNLFQPLTKDPAAYAEALRDFQQLQYQLVRLLVKRH